The Paenibacillus tianjinensis genome has a window encoding:
- a CDS encoding glycoside hydrolase family 65 protein — translation MSWMVQDQVFDRERITSNGNKFMAGNGYMGYRGTLEEFGKEQLAAVTLAGVYDQAAGKWREPVNAPNGLFTRLSSNGQQLGVLDTEPEAHTQELDIRGAVHKRETVYGLTGSGQLVFTAERFVSMDELHLLAGKLSIRSTVDCRIEIASGIDGDVWDINGPHLYACQEQFVEGVLRSSAVTGELGVPVSVAERTVFSFDAQETIGDRAIRMISFDAKAGETYEWFKFAAVYTGLDAGGDPALLAERNVRAAEEAGYERLLEAHRDAWEERWLQSDCIIEGDDDAQFALRYSIYQLLIIAPTGSEKVSIPARGLSGQVYKGAVFWDTEMFMLPFFLHSDPSTARNLLMYRIHTLEGARRKAAEYGFLGAFYAWESQDSGDDACTLFNVNDVFTGRRVRTYFRDKQVHISGDVVHGIWQYVMFTGDNTLLTDGGAEVIWECARFFYSYAYYNPVKQRYEILDVTGPDEYHERVNNNAFTNALVKETLEVALKSADLLQSKFPEEFRKLNGQFADGPFLKEFQTMLDSFYVPQPDPETLLIEQFDRYFQLEEVGLAELKSRVIHKNEYWGGGNGLATTTTILKQADVVLMLNLFKRSYSREVKQANWEFYEPRTEHGSSLSPCIYALVAADIGSPDWGYPYFMRTATVDLTGESKQYVGDLYIGGTHPAASGGAWMAAVLGFAGVQFDGETLYINPSLPEQWNAVELPLILLGDSFRLRISRNEITVTAATGNRNALALIAIGGERQLCLSGARLRLQLE, via the coding sequence ATGAGCTGGATGGTACAAGATCAGGTCTTTGACCGGGAGCGGATCACGTCGAATGGCAACAAATTTATGGCCGGTAACGGTTATATGGGATACCGTGGAACGCTGGAGGAGTTCGGCAAGGAACAGCTGGCCGCAGTCACCTTGGCTGGTGTATATGATCAGGCCGCCGGGAAGTGGCGCGAGCCGGTGAATGCCCCGAACGGGCTGTTCACCAGACTCAGCAGCAACGGACAGCAGCTCGGAGTGCTGGACACTGAGCCTGAGGCCCACACACAGGAGCTTGATATACGCGGCGCAGTCCACAAACGGGAGACGGTATACGGCCTAACCGGAAGTGGACAGCTGGTATTCACTGCTGAACGTTTCGTCAGCATGGATGAATTACATCTCCTGGCAGGCAAGCTAAGCATACGCAGTACGGTGGATTGCCGGATTGAGATTGCGAGCGGAATCGATGGGGATGTATGGGATATAAACGGCCCTCATCTGTATGCGTGTCAGGAGCAGTTTGTGGAAGGTGTGCTCCGCTCAAGTGCGGTTACTGGTGAGCTGGGGGTGCCGGTGTCAGTTGCTGAAAGGACCGTATTCAGCTTCGATGCACAAGAGACAATCGGTGACCGTGCAATCCGGATGATCTCATTCGATGCCAAGGCAGGAGAGACTTATGAATGGTTTAAATTCGCAGCGGTCTACACGGGGCTTGATGCCGGCGGCGATCCGGCCTTACTTGCCGAGCGGAATGTCCGTGCAGCGGAAGAAGCGGGCTATGAACGTCTGCTTGAGGCTCACCGTGATGCATGGGAGGAGCGATGGCTGCAGAGTGATTGCATAATTGAAGGGGATGATGACGCCCAGTTTGCGCTGCGGTACAGCATCTATCAGCTGCTGATTATTGCGCCAACCGGCTCCGAGAAGGTTTCGATTCCGGCCCGGGGGCTGTCGGGGCAAGTGTATAAAGGTGCTGTGTTCTGGGACACGGAAATGTTCATGCTGCCTTTTTTCCTCCACAGTGATCCCAGCACAGCCCGTAATCTGCTGATGTACCGCATCCATACGCTGGAGGGTGCACGACGGAAGGCAGCAGAATACGGATTCTTGGGCGCGTTCTACGCCTGGGAAAGCCAGGATTCGGGTGATGACGCCTGCACCCTTTTCAATGTTAATGATGTGTTTACCGGCCGCAGGGTGCGGACCTATTTCCGCGACAAGCAGGTGCATATCAGCGGGGATGTGGTGCACGGGATCTGGCAGTATGTGATGTTCACCGGAGATAACACTTTACTGACAGATGGCGGTGCTGAGGTTATCTGGGAATGTGCGCGCTTCTTCTATTCTTATGCCTACTACAATCCGGTCAAACAGCGGTATGAGATTCTCGATGTTACCGGGCCGGATGAATATCATGAGCGGGTGAACAACAATGCGTTCACCAATGCCCTGGTGAAAGAAACGCTGGAGGTTGCGCTGAAGAGTGCAGATCTGCTGCAGTCTAAGTTCCCGGAGGAGTTCCGGAAGCTGAACGGGCAATTCGCAGACGGCCCTTTTTTGAAAGAATTCCAAACGATGCTGGACAGCTTCTATGTGCCGCAGCCTGATCCGGAAACACTGCTCATTGAGCAATTCGACCGCTATTTCCAGCTGGAAGAAGTGGGGCTGGCAGAACTGAAATCACGGGTCATCCACAAAAATGAATATTGGGGCGGGGGCAATGGCCTAGCTACGACAACCACTATATTGAAGCAGGCGGATGTTGTGCTGATGCTTAATCTCTTCAAACGATCCTACTCCAGGGAGGTGAAGCAGGCGAACTGGGAGTTCTATGAGCCCCGGACAGAACACGGCTCCAGCCTCAGCCCGTGTATCTATGCGCTGGTGGCCGCCGATATCGGTTCGCCGGATTGGGGATATCCTTATTTTATGCGGACGGCAACCGTGGATCTTACCGGCGAGTCCAAGCAGTATGTCGGAGATCTCTATATTGGAGGAACGCATCCGGCTGCGAGTGGGGGAGCCTGGATGGCGGCAGTGCTCGGCTTTGCGGGGGTACAGTTTGACGGTGAGACGCTATACATCAACCCATCATTGCCGGAGCAGTGGAATGCCGTGGAGTTACCGCTGATCCTGCTTGGGGACAGCTTCAGGCTGCGGATTAGCCGGAATGAGATTACAGTGACCGCAGCCACGGGTAATCGCAATGCTTTGGCGCTGATTGCGATTGGTGGTGAGCGGCAGCTGTGCCTTTCGGGAGCGCGGCTGCGGCTGCAGTTAGAATAG
- a CDS encoding glycoside hydrolase family 65 protein yields the protein MAKVADKYLKVDPWAIIEEGFDQERNRTSESIFSLGNEYMGVRGYAEEGYSGDTLMGSYFNGLNEEQAVGNHYKGIIRSLRYMVNAVDWLYTRITIDGEQLDLAFSKISDYSRRLDFRTGTYCRELIWHLENGKQLKLTFTRLVSMTMSHLGLQRVAFEPLNFSGNVQVCTGLDFAMIHEERGQSMWNGLRSGGRDGITAIMAETLTTGNKLFSGFVLQSPVQLSPSRVERDKFIGESFTLPLIEGEKVHYTKLAVNCADSSGSRAADELWKEGMELAATTAGLNEAEIFNAQTDYWKGIWETSDIVIEGDPENQQGIRFCIFQLYQTYHGDHPGYNIGAKGLTGEAYRGLAFWDTESYCLPFYMFNNPKAAKSLLEFRYKTLPEAMKRAKDVDCEGACYPIATIDGTESCDLWQHSNLQLHVGTAVSYGIWHYVKNTDDKEFLYSKGAEMLIQISRFYATRGQWGARSGQFGYFGVMGPDEFQLMVNNNCYINLMAKKLFDYTLETVAHMQAAVPEAFVQLAAKTALHEDELADWRSKAEHMRIPLDQDSGVYEEHDGFFDMPHIDIHSIPVTEFPLYSNWSYDRLYRYDMIKQPDVLMFMFLYNGQFSKEAKRANYEYYEPRCIHESSLSPSIHSILASEIGKPEEAYHFFEFATRLDLDNYNRNTREGLHTTSIAAAWMNIVYGFGGMRSDGDRLSFQPSLPERWTSYSFQVLYEGVLLKLEVTIDSVRIQAVSGGSTEIIMNGRQIKVGADAIELPLCEGMMAG from the coding sequence ATGGCAAAAGTAGCAGATAAATATTTAAAGGTCGACCCTTGGGCAATTATTGAAGAGGGCTTTGATCAGGAGCGGAACCGGACCTCGGAATCGATTTTTTCACTGGGCAATGAGTATATGGGGGTGCGGGGTTATGCTGAGGAAGGCTACAGCGGGGATACGCTCATGGGCAGCTATTTCAACGGCCTTAATGAAGAGCAGGCGGTCGGCAACCATTACAAAGGCATTATCCGTTCTCTGCGCTATATGGTGAATGCGGTGGACTGGCTGTATACCCGGATTACGATTGACGGCGAACAGCTGGATTTAGCTTTCAGTAAAATATCGGATTACAGCCGCAGGCTGGATTTCCGCACCGGCACCTATTGCCGCGAATTAATATGGCATCTGGAGAATGGCAAACAACTGAAACTAACCTTTACCCGGCTGGTCAGTATGACCATGTCCCATCTCGGACTGCAGAGGGTTGCCTTTGAGCCGCTAAATTTCTCAGGCAATGTTCAGGTGTGTACGGGACTTGATTTTGCGATGATCCATGAGGAACGGGGCCAAAGTATGTGGAACGGTCTGCGCAGCGGAGGGAGAGACGGGATTACCGCGATTATGGCGGAGACGTTGACTACGGGGAATAAGCTGTTTTCCGGGTTTGTCCTGCAGTCTCCGGTCCAGCTCAGTCCATCGCGTGTAGAGCGGGATAAATTTATCGGTGAGTCGTTCACCCTGCCTTTAATAGAAGGAGAAAAGGTACATTATACGAAGCTTGCCGTCAATTGTGCGGACAGCAGCGGTTCTAGGGCAGCAGATGAATTATGGAAAGAAGGGATGGAGCTTGCTGCAACAACTGCAGGGTTAAATGAGGCTGAAATATTCAACGCTCAAACCGACTACTGGAAAGGGATATGGGAGACCAGCGATATCGTCATTGAAGGTGACCCGGAGAATCAGCAGGGCATCCGTTTTTGTATTTTTCAGCTGTACCAGACGTACCATGGCGACCATCCCGGCTATAATATCGGCGCAAAAGGGTTGACGGGTGAAGCCTACCGCGGGCTTGCTTTCTGGGATACGGAGTCGTACTGCCTGCCGTTCTATATGTTCAACAATCCGAAGGCGGCCAAAAGCCTGCTGGAATTCCGTTATAAAACACTGCCCGAGGCAATGAAGCGGGCCAAGGATGTGGATTGCGAAGGGGCTTGCTATCCAATTGCGACAATAGACGGAACCGAAAGCTGCGACCTGTGGCAGCATTCTAACCTGCAGCTTCATGTCGGGACGGCTGTGTCCTACGGTATCTGGCATTATGTAAAAAATACGGACGACAAGGAATTCCTCTACAGTAAAGGTGCTGAAATGCTGATTCAGATCAGCCGGTTTTATGCCACACGCGGTCAATGGGGGGCACGCAGCGGCCAGTTTGGTTATTTTGGGGTCATGGGTCCTGATGAATTCCAGTTAATGGTGAACAATAACTGCTACATCAACCTGATGGCTAAAAAATTGTTCGATTATACCCTCGAAACGGTGGCTCATATGCAGGCGGCTGTGCCGGAGGCCTTCGTCCAGCTGGCTGCTAAAACCGCGCTCCATGAAGACGAATTGGCAGACTGGAGAAGCAAGGCGGAGCATATGCGCATTCCGTTAGATCAAGACAGCGGTGTTTATGAAGAGCATGACGGATTTTTTGATATGCCTCATATTGATATTCATTCGATTCCGGTGACGGAATTTCCGCTGTATTCGAATTGGTCTTATGACCGCCTGTACCGCTATGACATGATAAAGCAGCCTGATGTACTGATGTTCATGTTCCTTTATAACGGTCAATTCTCCAAGGAAGCCAAACGTGCCAATTACGAATATTATGAGCCGCGCTGCATTCATGAATCATCGCTATCACCATCCATCCATTCCATTCTGGCCAGTGAAATCGGCAAACCTGAGGAAGCGTATCATTTCTTCGAATTCGCAACCCGGCTTGATCTCGACAACTATAACCGCAACACCCGCGAGGGGCTGCACACAACCTCCATTGCGGCTGCCTGGATGAACATCGTCTACGGGTTCGGCGGCATGCGCTCGGACGGGGACCGGCTAAGCTTCCAGCCTTCGCTGCCGGAACGCTGGACCTCCTACAGCTTCCAGGTTTTGTATGAGGGGGTTCTGTTGAAATTGGAGGTTACTATCGATTCAGTGCGGATACAGGCTGTCTCTGGCGGAAGCACAGAGATCATTATGAATGGGCGGCAGATCAAGGTAGGTGCCGACGCTATCGAACTCCCGCTATGCGAAGGGATGATGGCCGGATGA
- a CDS encoding Crp/Fnr family transcriptional regulator, which produces MIKEHYNVIEAHGNTNCFSEQNFNRLLVTMKERMVPEGSHLFWEGDYSDKLFYIKRGRVKLTKSTDEGKELILYMYQAGDMVGQADPFFSTKHSFTAEVIEESEVGVIEQKDLEILICQHCDFAIDFMKWMGIHHRLTQTKFRDLMMYGKPGALCSTLIRLGNTYGEKNGDNILINKKITHTDLSNMIGATRESVNRMLSDLRKKDAVEYENGMIVIKDLSMLQEICHCELCPNEICRI; this is translated from the coding sequence ATGATAAAGGAACATTACAATGTTATCGAAGCCCACGGAAATACAAACTGTTTCTCCGAGCAGAACTTTAACAGACTTCTGGTCACAATGAAAGAACGTATGGTCCCTGAAGGATCACATCTGTTCTGGGAGGGTGACTACTCGGATAAATTGTTTTATATCAAACGTGGACGTGTTAAACTGACCAAATCTACCGACGAAGGCAAAGAACTGATTCTTTATATGTATCAGGCTGGTGACATGGTAGGCCAAGCTGACCCGTTCTTCAGCACGAAGCACAGCTTCACTGCCGAAGTAATTGAGGAAAGCGAGGTTGGCGTAATTGAGCAGAAGGATCTGGAGATTCTGATCTGCCAACACTGCGATTTCGCCATCGACTTTATGAAATGGATGGGTATCCATCACCGTCTCACACAGACGAAATTCCGTGACTTGATGATGTACGGCAAACCAGGCGCACTCTGCTCCACACTGATTCGTCTTGGCAACACCTATGGCGAGAAGAATGGAGACAATATTCTGATCAACAAAAAAATTACGCATACGGATCTGTCCAACATGATCGGTGCTACCCGTGAGAGTGTCAACCGGATGCTGAGCGATCTGCGTAAAAAAGATGCCGTTGAATATGAGAATGGCATGATTGTCATTAAGGATCTTAGCATGCTGCAGGAAATCTGCCATTGCGAATTATGTCCTAACGAAATTTGCCGTATCTAA
- a CDS encoding formate/nitrite transporter family protein has product MFTQSVENIVEAAVSKRDKMNESLPRYFLAALLAGAYVGIGIILIFSLGAPLAAIKSPFQPLVMGASFGIALTLVIFAGSELFTGNNMFFTVSTLAGRTTVWDTLKNWVIVFIGNVGGAIILALLIQGTGLFKAAPAEHLIFAAAAKKMTLPFSELFFRGILCNWLVCLAIWMSSRAKSEAAKLVLIWWCLFAFIASGYEHSVANMTLLSVAVLLPNHPETVTVAGWLHNMIPVTLGNIIGGGLFVGMAYWLISPVRSKFSKH; this is encoded by the coding sequence ATGTTTACGCAAAGTGTCGAGAACATCGTAGAGGCAGCAGTTAGCAAACGTGACAAAATGAATGAGAGTTTGCCGAGGTACTTTCTGGCTGCATTACTGGCCGGGGCTTACGTTGGAATCGGAATTATCCTTATCTTCTCCCTTGGTGCGCCTCTGGCTGCAATCAAATCACCGTTTCAGCCGCTGGTAATGGGAGCCTCCTTCGGGATCGCGCTGACACTGGTTATCTTTGCGGGCTCAGAGCTGTTTACCGGGAACAATATGTTCTTTACGGTAAGTACACTTGCCGGAAGAACTACGGTGTGGGATACGCTCAAGAACTGGGTCATCGTCTTTATCGGCAATGTCGGCGGGGCCATTATTCTTGCACTGCTGATTCAGGGAACCGGACTGTTCAAGGCAGCACCTGCAGAGCATCTGATTTTCGCTGCAGCAGCCAAAAAGATGACACTTCCCTTCTCAGAGCTGTTCTTCCGGGGGATTCTCTGTAACTGGCTGGTCTGTCTGGCCATATGGATGTCTTCACGAGCTAAAAGTGAAGCTGCCAAGCTGGTGCTTATCTGGTGGTGTCTGTTCGCCTTCATCGCCAGTGGTTATGAGCATAGTGTGGCTAACATGACACTGCTTAGTGTGGCCGTTTTACTGCCGAATCATCCAGAAACGGTAACGGTTGCCGGCTGGCTGCACAATATGATTCCGGTCACTTTAGGAAATATTATCGGCGGCGGTCTGTTCGTCGGAATGGCGTATTGGCTGATCTCTCCGGTTCGCTCCAAATTCAGCAAACATTAA
- the nirD gene encoding nitrite reductase small subunit NirD, whose translation MESTKLKYTLGTLQHFLPQIGRVVTCGPVELAIFRTSDDQFYAVENRSPHPKGGPLAEGIVSGYYLYDPLYDWKIDLRTGEVQAPDKGIVATFPVTVDGDNVNVIL comes from the coding sequence ATGGAAAGCACAAAACTTAAGTATACGCTAGGCACGCTTCAGCATTTCCTGCCGCAGATAGGCCGTGTAGTCACCTGCGGTCCGGTGGAGCTGGCTATATTCCGGACTTCTGATGACCAATTCTATGCTGTGGAAAACCGGAGTCCGCATCCAAAAGGCGGTCCGCTGGCTGAAGGAATTGTATCCGGCTATTATCTGTATGATCCGTTGTATGATTGGAAGATCGATCTTCGCACTGGAGAGGTTCAGGCTCCGGATAAAGGCATCGTTGCCACCTTCCCCGTTACGGTGGATGGCGATAACGTCAATGTCATCCTGTAA